In Macadamia integrifolia cultivar HAES 741 chromosome 5, SCU_Mint_v3, whole genome shotgun sequence, a single window of DNA contains:
- the LOC122079034 gene encoding putative disease resistance protein RGA3 isoform X1, which translates to MAMRDYGKMGMRDYAAAGKKLMISSTTLGRGVQEEYEKLQRIVREAKVILMDLEWQQLRRGFTADVDDMLGQITVLYCEADDMLDELSYEAHATTRIIQMKEEKADLYCMINRKVCNIIKCNSLSLPRKIKNFQHVLDKMKMAFPDIDYSPEVRINIGDIDYAFQQVYTNRRGDEVVTLGSRAEEDKTKIVNIIINNRQQMLIAVLPILGDPFIGKKTLAKLVFDDEPIKSHFDLRFWVDLGWWFNVRWIVTEIVEQSLRRSMGGGDLQHMVEEILSGKRFLLVLTDVCFQFFSIEQFKEIWDNLKTLLRVGSKGSTIIVTTRYGNIASIMGTIPPYELSGLSKEESWALLRRNVFGRRSAVLETPDLVRIGLEIVKECRGFPFALTILGAMMRFKTNIQDWTTILNTMKALPSNANSVIKSALKICYNDMKSPLKRCFSYCSLFSMNFIIEKKKLIQLWMAQGFLEQEASSSSSSINDNGGGDHDDVILMEEEDIGNAYFKSLVLRSFLRVVKFDDNGEPLECTMDASLHNFARDNLLFLHNYAQYDARSFLSRTFVDRPHHNIYYYDRLSDFKRLRILELIHFNKDELPSSIGELIHLRYLDLSHGRFKALPASICKLYHLQTLKLLHCRFLQRFPKGLGRLRNLKILTSFKVGNMNVTTGDEAGIDELGCLLQLGGSLSLIGLDNVKSRENAKAANLKEKRKLQELTLEWEADWHVCTNEESRKQDHILEELQPHQNLFLLRIVRFSGTELPTWLNNGSSHLSNLQELSIYSCHHVKSLDMTGLRSLQKLMISYCENLEYAGVEGLMHLELLEFKGCDKLKSLGVKKGANQEEHEVGSLRDEHMHNIPNLCSAKMRIESCDRLTTLPKKLLQSLTTLHIENCANRMVLTTGLENLSLLHHLQIEICPNLKKLPEGIGHLSSLQHFTIRECPKLESLSEEMQHWKSLQKLSIVGCAYLWALPGGIAKLTSLKELEINGCDSLISFPDEMKELMSLQMLKIEQCSNLRALQDGLANLSLLEVLEISSCDRLKSLPGGMQHLASLDTLKIKGCDNLEKLPEELGKPSTLRVLAIIGCPNLEVLPEGLRNLQNLRLLEITDCSNLTTLPDGLGDLSSLRSLYIQRCLKLTSFPENLQQMTSLQVLWLIECPKLKDLSTRLGFLSALEKLTIWGCHNLIKLFPGEDFLGIQVLNSLQELIISNCSKLQTLPYGLENLPSLKVLVIWKCPKLKPFENVVTQLKARKLRKLNIRDYPYLETIDDAS; encoded by the exons ATGGCTATGAGAGATTATG GAAAAATGGGTATGAGAGATTATGCAGCTGCTGGTAAAAAGTTGATGATCTCTTCTACCACTCTCGGACGAGGTGTTCAGGAGGAGTATGAAAAGCTTCAGCGTATTGTAAGAGAGGCCAAAGTGATACTCATGGATTTAGAATGGCAACAATTGCGGAGAGGGTTTACTGCTGATGTAGATGACATGTTGGGCCAGATTACAGTATTATATTGCGAAGCAGATGACATGTTGGACGAGTTGTCATATGAAGCTCATGCCACCACGAGAATTATTCAAATGAAGGAGGAGAAGGCTGATTTGTATTGCATGATCAACAGAAAGGTATGCAATATTATTAAGTGTAATTCCTTGTCACTACCTCGTAAAATCAAGAATTTCCAACATGTGTTAGATAAGATGAAAATGGCATTCCCCGATATTGATTATTCCCCTGAGGTTCGAATAAATATCGGTGATATTGATTATGCTTTCCAACAAGTATATACAAATAGAAGGGGAGATGAAGTAGTAACACTCGGAAGCAGGGCGGAGGAGGACAAAACAAAGAttgttaatattattattaataatcgACAACAAATGCTCATCGCTGTCCTCCCTATACTAGGGGACCCATTTATTGGCAAGAAAACACTAGCAAAGCTAGTCTTCGATGATGAGCCAATTAAGTCGCATTTTGATCTCAGATTTTGGGTTGATCTTGGGTGGTGGTTCAACGTGAGATGGATTGTAACAGAAATAGTTGAACAGTCTCTTAGAAGAAGTATGGGTGGTGGTGATTTACAGCACATGGTAGAAGAGATTTTGAGTGGGAAAAGGTTTTTACTTGTATTGACTGACGTGTGCTTCCAGTTCTTCTCAATAGAACAATTTAAAGAAATATGGGATAATTTAAAAACTTTGTTAAGAGTTGGCTCCAAAGGGAGCACAATTATTGTTACAACAAGATATGGAAACATTGCGTCAATAATGGGGACAATTCCTCCTTATGAATTAAGCGGACTATCAAAAGAAGAGAGTTGGGCATTGCTCAGGAGAAATGTATTTGGGAGAAGAAGTGCAGTACTGGAGACTCCAGATCTAGTCAGAATAGGATTGGAAATTGTTAAAGAATGCCGAGGTTTTCCGTTCGCTTTAACAATTCTAGGTGCCATGATGCGCTTCAAGACAAATATACAAGACTGGACAACTATCCTAAATACTATGAAAGCACTACCTAGCAATGCCAATTCAGTTATTAAGTCTGCACTGAAGATTTGTTATAATGACATGAAGTCACCATTGAAACGATGCTTTTCATATTGTTCATTGTTTTCCATGAATTTTATAATCgagaagaagaaattgattcAATTATGGATGGCTCAAGGTTTCTTAGAACAAgaagcatcatcatcatcatcatccattaATGATAATGGTGGTGGAGAtcatgatgatgtaatattaaTGGAAGAGGAGGATATAGGTAATGCATATTTTAAATCATTGGTGCTCAGGTCTTTCCTTCGAGTTGTCAAATTCGATGATAATGGTGAACCATTAGAATGCACGATGGATGCCTCTTTACATAATTTCGCACGGGATAATTTACTATTTTTACATAATTACGCACAGTATGATGCACGATCATTTTTGTCTCGGACATTTGTTGATAGGCCACAtcataatatttattattatgatCGGTTATCAGATTTTAAGAGATTGCGCATTCTAGAACTCATACACTTCAACAAAGATGAGTTGCCATCCTCAATTGGAGAGTTAATACACTTGAGGTATCTTGATCTTTCCCATGGTCGGTTTAAAGCATTACCCGCTTCCATTTGCAAACTCTACCATTTGCAAACTCTGAAGCTATTACATTGtagatttcttcaaagatttCCAAAAGGTTTAGGGCGACTGCGTAACCTTAAAATCTTGACTTCATTTAAGGTGGGCAACATGAATGTAACCACCGGTGATGAGGCTGGTATTGATGAACTAGGATGTCTACTACAACTTGGAGGAAGTTTGAGTTTAATTGGTCTCGACAATGTGAAAAGTAGAGAAAATGCTAAAGCAGCAAAtttgaaggagaaaagaaaactcCAAGAGTTGACATTAGAATGGGAAGCAGATTGGCATGTTTGTACCAACGAGGAAAGCAGGAAACAAGACCATATATTGGAGGAGCTCCAACCTCATCAAAATCTGTTTCTTCTGAGGATAGTACGTTTCAGTGGCACCGAGCTCCCTACTTGGTTGAATAATGGGAGTTCACATCTCTCAAATTTACAGGAACTCTCTATTTACTCATGTCACCATGTGAAGTCTTTGGATATGACAGGCTTGAGATCTCTTCAGAAATTGATGATTTCATATTGTGAAAATCTGGAGTATGCAGGAGTTGAGGGTCTCATGCACTTGGAGCTTTTGGAATTCAAGGGATGTGATAAGCTGAAATCTCTTGGAGTGAAGAAGGGCGCAAATCAGGAAGAGCATGAAGTGGGTTCCTTACGAGATGAACACATGCACAACATACCCAATCTTTGTAGTGCGAAGATGCGGATCGAAAGTTGTGATCGTCTTACAACTTTACCAAAGAAGCTCTTGCAGTCACTGACGACACTGCATATAGAAAATTGTGCAAATCGAATGGTTTTGACAACAGGCTTAGAAAACCTTTCGTTGCTTCATCACTTGCAGATAGAAATTTGTCCAAATCTAAAGAAATTGCCAGAGGGCATAggacatctctcatctcttcaaCACTTTACAATTAGGGAATGCCCTAAGCTTGAGTCTTTATCAGAAGAGATGCAACACTGGAAATCGCTGCAAAAGCTGAGCATAGTTGGTTGTGCATATCTATGGGCTCTACCTGGGGGAATTGCAAAACTTACATCACTTAAAGAATTGGAGATCAATGGATGTGATTCATTGATCTCTTTTCCTGACGAGATGAAAGAATTGATGTCGTTACAAATGCTGAAGATTGAACAATGTTCAAATTTGAGAGCTCTACAGGACGGCCTCGCCAACCTCTCGTTACTAGAGGTATTGGAAATTTCGAGTTGCGATAGGTTGAAGTCTTTGCCTGGAGGGATGCAACACTTAGCATCACTAGATACATTGAAGATAAAAGGTTGTGATAATCTGGAAAAATTGCCAGAGGAATTGGGGAAACCCTCAACCCTTCGTGTGTTGGCTATAATTGGTTGTCCCAATCTAGAAGTTCTACCAGAGGGATTGAGAAACCTCCAAAACCTCCGTCTGTTGGAAATAACTGATTGTTCTAATCTAACCACTCTACCAGATGGCTTGGGAGACCTCTCATCACTTCGATCTCTGTACATCCAAAGATGCCTTAAATTGACGTCATTCCCGGAAAATTTGCAGCAGATGACATCCTTACAAGTACTTTGGTTGATCGAGTGTCCAAAACTAAAAGATTTGTCCACAAGGTTGGGATTTCTCTCAGCACTTGAGAAGTTGACCATCTGGGGATGTCATAACCTCATCAAGCTTTTTCCTGGGGAGGACTTCTTGGGGATTCAAGTCCTGAACTCATTACAAGAGCTGATCATTTCAAATTGTTCAAAACTACAAACCCTTCCATACGGATTGGAGAATCTCCCGTCACTTAAAGTGTTGGTTATTTGGAAGTGCCCCAAATTGAAGCCTTTCGAGAACGTGGTAACACAACTGAAAGCAAGAAAGTTAAGAAAACTGAACATAAGAGACTATCCTTACCTGGAGACCATAGATGATGCATCTTAA
- the LOC122079034 gene encoding putative disease resistance protein RGA3 isoform X2 — MRDYGKMGMRDYAAAGKKLMISSTTLGRGVQEEYEKLQRIVREAKVILMDLEWQQLRRGFTADVDDMLGQITVLYCEADDMLDELSYEAHATTRIIQMKEEKADLYCMINRKVCNIIKCNSLSLPRKIKNFQHVLDKMKMAFPDIDYSPEVRINIGDIDYAFQQVYTNRRGDEVVTLGSRAEEDKTKIVNIIINNRQQMLIAVLPILGDPFIGKKTLAKLVFDDEPIKSHFDLRFWVDLGWWFNVRWIVTEIVEQSLRRSMGGGDLQHMVEEILSGKRFLLVLTDVCFQFFSIEQFKEIWDNLKTLLRVGSKGSTIIVTTRYGNIASIMGTIPPYELSGLSKEESWALLRRNVFGRRSAVLETPDLVRIGLEIVKECRGFPFALTILGAMMRFKTNIQDWTTILNTMKALPSNANSVIKSALKICYNDMKSPLKRCFSYCSLFSMNFIIEKKKLIQLWMAQGFLEQEASSSSSSINDNGGGDHDDVILMEEEDIGNAYFKSLVLRSFLRVVKFDDNGEPLECTMDASLHNFARDNLLFLHNYAQYDARSFLSRTFVDRPHHNIYYYDRLSDFKRLRILELIHFNKDELPSSIGELIHLRYLDLSHGRFKALPASICKLYHLQTLKLLHCRFLQRFPKGLGRLRNLKILTSFKVGNMNVTTGDEAGIDELGCLLQLGGSLSLIGLDNVKSRENAKAANLKEKRKLQELTLEWEADWHVCTNEESRKQDHILEELQPHQNLFLLRIVRFSGTELPTWLNNGSSHLSNLQELSIYSCHHVKSLDMTGLRSLQKLMISYCENLEYAGVEGLMHLELLEFKGCDKLKSLGVKKGANQEEHEVGSLRDEHMHNIPNLCSAKMRIESCDRLTTLPKKLLQSLTTLHIENCANRMVLTTGLENLSLLHHLQIEICPNLKKLPEGIGHLSSLQHFTIRECPKLESLSEEMQHWKSLQKLSIVGCAYLWALPGGIAKLTSLKELEINGCDSLISFPDEMKELMSLQMLKIEQCSNLRALQDGLANLSLLEVLEISSCDRLKSLPGGMQHLASLDTLKIKGCDNLEKLPEELGKPSTLRVLAIIGCPNLEVLPEGLRNLQNLRLLEITDCSNLTTLPDGLGDLSSLRSLYIQRCLKLTSFPENLQQMTSLQVLWLIECPKLKDLSTRLGFLSALEKLTIWGCHNLIKLFPGEDFLGIQVLNSLQELIISNCSKLQTLPYGLENLPSLKVLVIWKCPKLKPFENVVTQLKARKLRKLNIRDYPYLETIDDAS; from the exons ATGAGAGATTATG GAAAAATGGGTATGAGAGATTATGCAGCTGCTGGTAAAAAGTTGATGATCTCTTCTACCACTCTCGGACGAGGTGTTCAGGAGGAGTATGAAAAGCTTCAGCGTATTGTAAGAGAGGCCAAAGTGATACTCATGGATTTAGAATGGCAACAATTGCGGAGAGGGTTTACTGCTGATGTAGATGACATGTTGGGCCAGATTACAGTATTATATTGCGAAGCAGATGACATGTTGGACGAGTTGTCATATGAAGCTCATGCCACCACGAGAATTATTCAAATGAAGGAGGAGAAGGCTGATTTGTATTGCATGATCAACAGAAAGGTATGCAATATTATTAAGTGTAATTCCTTGTCACTACCTCGTAAAATCAAGAATTTCCAACATGTGTTAGATAAGATGAAAATGGCATTCCCCGATATTGATTATTCCCCTGAGGTTCGAATAAATATCGGTGATATTGATTATGCTTTCCAACAAGTATATACAAATAGAAGGGGAGATGAAGTAGTAACACTCGGAAGCAGGGCGGAGGAGGACAAAACAAAGAttgttaatattattattaataatcgACAACAAATGCTCATCGCTGTCCTCCCTATACTAGGGGACCCATTTATTGGCAAGAAAACACTAGCAAAGCTAGTCTTCGATGATGAGCCAATTAAGTCGCATTTTGATCTCAGATTTTGGGTTGATCTTGGGTGGTGGTTCAACGTGAGATGGATTGTAACAGAAATAGTTGAACAGTCTCTTAGAAGAAGTATGGGTGGTGGTGATTTACAGCACATGGTAGAAGAGATTTTGAGTGGGAAAAGGTTTTTACTTGTATTGACTGACGTGTGCTTCCAGTTCTTCTCAATAGAACAATTTAAAGAAATATGGGATAATTTAAAAACTTTGTTAAGAGTTGGCTCCAAAGGGAGCACAATTATTGTTACAACAAGATATGGAAACATTGCGTCAATAATGGGGACAATTCCTCCTTATGAATTAAGCGGACTATCAAAAGAAGAGAGTTGGGCATTGCTCAGGAGAAATGTATTTGGGAGAAGAAGTGCAGTACTGGAGACTCCAGATCTAGTCAGAATAGGATTGGAAATTGTTAAAGAATGCCGAGGTTTTCCGTTCGCTTTAACAATTCTAGGTGCCATGATGCGCTTCAAGACAAATATACAAGACTGGACAACTATCCTAAATACTATGAAAGCACTACCTAGCAATGCCAATTCAGTTATTAAGTCTGCACTGAAGATTTGTTATAATGACATGAAGTCACCATTGAAACGATGCTTTTCATATTGTTCATTGTTTTCCATGAATTTTATAATCgagaagaagaaattgattcAATTATGGATGGCTCAAGGTTTCTTAGAACAAgaagcatcatcatcatcatcatccattaATGATAATGGTGGTGGAGAtcatgatgatgtaatattaaTGGAAGAGGAGGATATAGGTAATGCATATTTTAAATCATTGGTGCTCAGGTCTTTCCTTCGAGTTGTCAAATTCGATGATAATGGTGAACCATTAGAATGCACGATGGATGCCTCTTTACATAATTTCGCACGGGATAATTTACTATTTTTACATAATTACGCACAGTATGATGCACGATCATTTTTGTCTCGGACATTTGTTGATAGGCCACAtcataatatttattattatgatCGGTTATCAGATTTTAAGAGATTGCGCATTCTAGAACTCATACACTTCAACAAAGATGAGTTGCCATCCTCAATTGGAGAGTTAATACACTTGAGGTATCTTGATCTTTCCCATGGTCGGTTTAAAGCATTACCCGCTTCCATTTGCAAACTCTACCATTTGCAAACTCTGAAGCTATTACATTGtagatttcttcaaagatttCCAAAAGGTTTAGGGCGACTGCGTAACCTTAAAATCTTGACTTCATTTAAGGTGGGCAACATGAATGTAACCACCGGTGATGAGGCTGGTATTGATGAACTAGGATGTCTACTACAACTTGGAGGAAGTTTGAGTTTAATTGGTCTCGACAATGTGAAAAGTAGAGAAAATGCTAAAGCAGCAAAtttgaaggagaaaagaaaactcCAAGAGTTGACATTAGAATGGGAAGCAGATTGGCATGTTTGTACCAACGAGGAAAGCAGGAAACAAGACCATATATTGGAGGAGCTCCAACCTCATCAAAATCTGTTTCTTCTGAGGATAGTACGTTTCAGTGGCACCGAGCTCCCTACTTGGTTGAATAATGGGAGTTCACATCTCTCAAATTTACAGGAACTCTCTATTTACTCATGTCACCATGTGAAGTCTTTGGATATGACAGGCTTGAGATCTCTTCAGAAATTGATGATTTCATATTGTGAAAATCTGGAGTATGCAGGAGTTGAGGGTCTCATGCACTTGGAGCTTTTGGAATTCAAGGGATGTGATAAGCTGAAATCTCTTGGAGTGAAGAAGGGCGCAAATCAGGAAGAGCATGAAGTGGGTTCCTTACGAGATGAACACATGCACAACATACCCAATCTTTGTAGTGCGAAGATGCGGATCGAAAGTTGTGATCGTCTTACAACTTTACCAAAGAAGCTCTTGCAGTCACTGACGACACTGCATATAGAAAATTGTGCAAATCGAATGGTTTTGACAACAGGCTTAGAAAACCTTTCGTTGCTTCATCACTTGCAGATAGAAATTTGTCCAAATCTAAAGAAATTGCCAGAGGGCATAggacatctctcatctcttcaaCACTTTACAATTAGGGAATGCCCTAAGCTTGAGTCTTTATCAGAAGAGATGCAACACTGGAAATCGCTGCAAAAGCTGAGCATAGTTGGTTGTGCATATCTATGGGCTCTACCTGGGGGAATTGCAAAACTTACATCACTTAAAGAATTGGAGATCAATGGATGTGATTCATTGATCTCTTTTCCTGACGAGATGAAAGAATTGATGTCGTTACAAATGCTGAAGATTGAACAATGTTCAAATTTGAGAGCTCTACAGGACGGCCTCGCCAACCTCTCGTTACTAGAGGTATTGGAAATTTCGAGTTGCGATAGGTTGAAGTCTTTGCCTGGAGGGATGCAACACTTAGCATCACTAGATACATTGAAGATAAAAGGTTGTGATAATCTGGAAAAATTGCCAGAGGAATTGGGGAAACCCTCAACCCTTCGTGTGTTGGCTATAATTGGTTGTCCCAATCTAGAAGTTCTACCAGAGGGATTGAGAAACCTCCAAAACCTCCGTCTGTTGGAAATAACTGATTGTTCTAATCTAACCACTCTACCAGATGGCTTGGGAGACCTCTCATCACTTCGATCTCTGTACATCCAAAGATGCCTTAAATTGACGTCATTCCCGGAAAATTTGCAGCAGATGACATCCTTACAAGTACTTTGGTTGATCGAGTGTCCAAAACTAAAAGATTTGTCCACAAGGTTGGGATTTCTCTCAGCACTTGAGAAGTTGACCATCTGGGGATGTCATAACCTCATCAAGCTTTTTCCTGGGGAGGACTTCTTGGGGATTCAAGTCCTGAACTCATTACAAGAGCTGATCATTTCAAATTGTTCAAAACTACAAACCCTTCCATACGGATTGGAGAATCTCCCGTCACTTAAAGTGTTGGTTATTTGGAAGTGCCCCAAATTGAAGCCTTTCGAGAACGTGGTAACACAACTGAAAGCAAGAAAGTTAAGAAAACTGAACATAAGAGACTATCCTTACCTGGAGACCATAGATGATGCATCTTAA